The following coding sequences lie in one Crassostrea angulata isolate pt1a10 chromosome 10, ASM2561291v2, whole genome shotgun sequence genomic window:
- the LOC128164763 gene encoding acetylcholinesterase-like yields MLRISFSSIITITLLANLITVIATEPKEVEIQTRLGNIIGLQQVTNKGTVYQFLDVPYGKPPIGHLRFQKPHPFGAWSKTLNATKLGPVCYQSKNQTTKYPGLTEDCLKLNIYVPNEVSSSNNKAVMVWIHGGGFFLGSGGTYDGSPLSLIGDVIVVTINYRLGVFGFLQSNNYKAKGNAGLWDQILALNWVRYNIKDYGGNPKNVTIFGESAGGMSVSLQSLIPSNRGLFHRVIAQSGVANSQLALPNKSAKHTIEIGEMVGCSQDRIMNEQNFIECLQSVDAMDLVNASDRLFQGIGFDSMVDIPFAPAIDGELFHKNPNILLKDRASSEFNFFQSLDLMIGTCDNEGSLTLGLSPSFQSKLNLNFSEGLPTREFCESIITVFSKALYNNSRDVSATICEKYSVTNDNQEQARMFLHMYADADFVAPATLALKQHSHSLQGSTTYQFVFSEELPFINKNAPSWYKGSAHGSDMYFMFFYEELKRVSNVSKETDVLVDQMRSYWTNFAKTGNPNGQNLPEWRSFDDSKEHPFMNLQVSNISLGTNYRKGYTDFWNKKLPYVFQRGCDENSCALPIVL; encoded by the exons AGCCTAAAGAAGTTGAAATCCAAACTAGGCTGGGAAATATAATAGGATTGCAGCAAGTAACAAATAAAGGAACTGTATATCAGTTTCTCGACGTACCTTACGGTAAACCTCCTATTGGTCATCTTCGCTTTCAAAAACCGCACCCATTTGGGGCCTGGTCCAAAACATTAAACGCAACAAAACTAGGTCCGGTTTGCTACCAGtctaaaaatcaaacaactaaATACCCAGGATTAACCGAGGATTGTTTGAAGCTAAATATATACGTTCCCAATGAAGTATCTTCTTCCAATAACAAAGCAGTGATGGTTTGGATCCACGGTGGAGGGTTTTTTCTTGGCTCTGGAGGAACTTACGATGGCAGTCCGTTGTCCTTGATTGGTGATGTTATTGTTGTAACTATTAACTATCGACTTGGAGTTTTCGGATTTCTTCAATCAAACAATTATAAGGCAAAAGGCAACGCGGGACTTTGGGATCAAATTCTTGCTCTTAACTGGGTAAGGTATAACATTAAAGATTACGGAGGAAATCCAAAAAACGTAACAATATTTGGAGAGTCCGCGGGAGGCATGAGCGTGTCGTTACAATCATTGATTCCTAGTAACAGAGGTTTATTCCATAGAGTCATTGCTCAAAGTGGAGTTGCTAATTCTCAGTTGGCTTTGCCAAATAAATCTGCAAAACATACAATCGAAATTGGTGAAATGGTAGGTTGTTCCCAAGATAGAATCATGAATGAgcaaaattttattgaatgtttgcAATCTGTAGATGCTATGGATCTTGTCAACGCATCTGACCGATTATTCCAAGGCATAGGGTTTGACTCTATGGTAGATATACCGTTTGCTCCGGCTATTGATGGAGAACTGTTCCACAAGAACCCAAACATTTTGCTAAAAGATCGTGCCTCATCCGAGTTTAACTTTTTCCAATCTTTGGACTTGATGATCGGAACTTGTGATAATGAAGGCTCTCTTACTTTAGGCCTATCACCTAGTTTCCAGTCAAAGTTAAATCTGAATTTCAGTGAAGGTTTACCTACACGTGAATTTTGTGAGAGCATTATAACTGTGTTTTCAAAAGCATTATATAACAACAGCAGGGATGTTTCAGCGACAATTTGCGAGAAGTATTCTGTTACAAATGATAATCAAGAACAAGCTCGGATGTTTTTGCATATGTATGCAGATGCTGATTTTGTCGCTCCTGCAACTCTTGCCTTGAAACAACATTCTCATAGTCTCCAAGGATCAACAACATATCAGTTTGTGTTTTCTGAAGAACTTCCTTTTATTAATAAGAATGCTCCATCATGGTATAAAGGTTCGGCACATGGATCAGATATGTATTTCATGTTCTTTTATGAAGAATTGAAGAGAGTGTCGAATGTTTCCAAAGAGACTGATGTTTTAGTCGACCAAATGAGATCATACTGGACCAACTTTGCTAAGACAGg GAACCCAAATGGTCAAAATTTGCCGGAATGGAGGTCGTTTGATGATAGCAAAGAACATCCATTCATGAACTTGCAGGTCTCAAATATATCTTTGGGAACAAACTATAGAAAAGGATATACCGATTTCTGGAATAAAAAACTACCATACGTATTTCAACGTGGTTGTGATGAAAACAGTTGCGCTTTGCCAATTGTTTTATAA